Proteins from a single region of Allocatelliglobosispora scoriae:
- a CDS encoding cysteine hydrolase family protein, with translation MKKRALVVIDVQESFRQRDSWALSSNPEIAKQVTRLAESFRANGEAVIWVLHSEPGTGGVFDPALGFVRLFDGLEALAGEPVLTKTAHNAFTTTNLQQRLTEQGIGEVVVCGIRTEQCVETTARLASDLGYDVTFVTDATATQPIEHRDAPAGRSNAEILADPRTLHTAEILARTEYALAGRFATIATVEELTAA, from the coding sequence ATGAAGAAGCGAGCACTCGTCGTCATCGACGTCCAGGAGTCATTCCGCCAGCGCGACAGCTGGGCGCTGAGCTCCAACCCGGAGATCGCCAAGCAGGTGACCCGGCTGGCCGAATCGTTCCGCGCCAATGGCGAGGCCGTGATCTGGGTCCTGCACTCGGAGCCCGGCACCGGCGGCGTCTTCGACCCCGCGCTCGGCTTCGTGCGGCTCTTCGACGGACTGGAGGCGCTGGCCGGGGAGCCGGTGCTGACGAAGACCGCCCACAACGCCTTCACCACCACCAACCTGCAGCAGCGCCTCACCGAGCAGGGGATCGGCGAGGTCGTCGTCTGCGGCATCCGCACCGAGCAGTGCGTCGAGACCACCGCCCGGCTCGCGTCCGACCTCGGCTACGACGTCACCTTCGTCACCGACGCCACCGCCACCCAGCCCATCGAGCACCGCGACGCACCGGCGGGCCGCTCCAACGCGGAGATCCTCGCCGACCCGCGTACCCTGCACACCGCGGAGATCCTGGCCCGCACCGAATACGCCCTGGCCGGACGCTTCGCCACCATCGCCACCGTCGAGGAGTTGACCGCCGCGTGA
- a CDS encoding GlxA family transcriptional regulator — translation MTRVVFLLAPQVHLLDLAGPAQAFSSATDYGQDYTLHYVGEQEDVPTSQGVTLRARLDWPDLDPDDLLVVPGWRSRTPAHRGKFARPNLDRLRAHHERGGTVASVCAGAFALAEAGLLAGRRCTTHHDLQDDLADRFPAATVVRDVLYVVDGRVVTSAGIASGIDLALHLLALRHGPGFAARIAREMVVFARRNGEEPQASVMLRHRAHISDAVHRVQDLIDAGYADRLPLAQLASAGGVSERTLTRLFGRAVGMTPLRYQQELRLERAEHLIGHGATVESAARAVGFEDARMLRRLRSRA, via the coding sequence GTGACCAGGGTCGTCTTCCTGCTCGCCCCGCAGGTGCACCTGCTGGACCTGGCCGGCCCGGCGCAGGCGTTCTCGTCCGCGACCGACTACGGCCAGGACTACACGCTGCACTACGTGGGGGAGCAGGAGGACGTCCCGACGTCGCAGGGGGTCACCCTGCGCGCCCGTCTCGACTGGCCCGACCTCGACCCCGACGACCTGCTCGTCGTGCCCGGCTGGCGGTCGCGCACCCCGGCCCACCGGGGCAAGTTCGCCCGGCCGAACCTGGACCGGCTGCGGGCCCACCACGAGCGCGGCGGCACCGTCGCGAGCGTCTGTGCCGGAGCCTTCGCGCTCGCCGAGGCCGGGCTGCTCGCCGGTCGCCGCTGCACCACCCACCACGACCTGCAGGACGACCTCGCCGACCGCTTCCCCGCCGCGACGGTCGTGCGCGACGTGCTCTACGTCGTGGACGGCCGCGTCGTCACCTCCGCGGGCATCGCCAGCGGCATCGACCTCGCCCTGCACCTGCTCGCGCTGCGCCACGGGCCCGGCTTCGCCGCCCGCATCGCCCGCGAGATGGTCGTCTTCGCCCGCCGCAACGGCGAAGAACCGCAGGCCAGCGTCATGCTCCGGCACCGCGCGCACATCAGCGACGCCGTGCACCGGGTCCAGGACCTCATCGACGCCGGGTACGCCGACCGCCTCCCCCTGGCACAGCTCGCGAGTGCCGGCGGGGTCAGCGAACGGACCCTGACCCGGCTCTTCGGGCGGGCGGTGGGGATGACGCCGCTGCGTTACCAGCAGGAGCTGCGGCTGGAACGCGCCGAGCACCTGATCGGCCACGGCGCCACGGTCGAGTCGGCGGCCCGGGCGGTCGGCTTCGAGGACGCGAGGATGCTGCGCCGCCTGCGCAGCCGGGCGTGA
- a CDS encoding VOC family protein, producing the protein MSLAQFKAISLDAYRPARLARFWANALNATPVELRDGTARIDDIPSHHGETSIWISPAEKPVPHPVRVRLGIELHDQDLAALTAAGAVVHDNPSDAHPWWTLADPEGNPFRAHRFTDGPAGRPRQACELTVECDDPNTLAGWWATVTAGRVMDGSRIVDAAGFPWPSWTFEPAGQPKNAKNRLYWEVSLTEPSPDGLVRLGATVLRGPDADIDWWIMADPEGNEFCAFPPA; encoded by the coding sequence ATGAGCCTCGCACAGTTCAAAGCCATCAGCCTGGATGCGTACCGGCCGGCGAGGCTCGCGCGGTTCTGGGCCAACGCGCTGAACGCCACCCCCGTCGAGCTGCGTGACGGTACCGCGCGTATCGACGACATCCCCAGCCACCACGGCGAGACCTCGATCTGGATCAGCCCCGCAGAAAAGCCGGTACCGCACCCGGTCCGGGTGCGGCTCGGCATCGAGCTGCACGATCAGGATCTCGCCGCCCTGACCGCCGCCGGCGCGGTGGTCCACGACAACCCGAGCGACGCGCACCCGTGGTGGACCCTGGCCGACCCCGAGGGCAATCCGTTCCGGGCGCACCGGTTCACCGACGGCCCGGCGGGGCGGCCGCGACAAGCCTGCGAGCTGACCGTCGAGTGCGACGATCCGAACACGCTCGCCGGCTGGTGGGCCACCGTCACCGCCGGCCGGGTCATGGACGGCAGCCGGATCGTCGATGCTGCCGGATTTCCCTGGCCGTCCTGGACCTTCGAGCCGGCCGGCCAGCCGAAGAACGCGAAGAACCGGCTCTACTGGGAGGTCAGCCTCACCGAGCCGAGCCCGGACGGGCTGGTCCGGCTCGGCGCCACGGTGCTGCGCGGACCGGACGCCGACATCGATTGGTGGATCATGGCGGATCCGGAGGGCAACGAGTTCTGCGCCTTCCCGCCGGCATAG
- a CDS encoding acyl-CoA-binding protein, translating to MSLAEAFEQAQIDVKALSKRPDNDTLLRLYALYKQGTHGDATGSRPGVLDFVGRSKWDAWQKLQGESAQNAQQRYVDLVTELRSA from the coding sequence ATGTCCCTGGCTGAGGCGTTCGAGCAGGCCCAGATCGACGTGAAGGCGCTGTCGAAGCGTCCCGACAACGACACCCTGCTGCGCCTGTACGCGCTCTACAAGCAGGGCACGCACGGCGACGCCACCGGATCCCGGCCCGGCGTGCTCGACTTCGTCGGCAGGTCCAAGTGGGACGCATGGCAGAAGCTCCAGGGCGAGAGCGCCCAGAATGCCCAGCAGCGCTACGTCGACCTCGTCACCGAGCTCCGCTCGGCCTGA
- a CDS encoding TIGR02452 family protein, whose product MSSLLREIARRTVEFADRGAYTNDAGAEISIGRDVRAAVAGTRLYPHDGEPPSAGTAPVTAAVEVTRESTLVAARRAGPDAACLVFASAKNPGGGFLGGAKAQEESIARSSALYPCLLAAGDFYRLHREQRDLRYTDQVIYAPGVPVFRDDKGNLLEQPYLTSFLVAAAPNLGAIVRNQPDDAAEVPAVLRRRAVRVLRVAAAHGHRTLVLGAWGCGVFRNDPAVVAAAFAGALREVPAFDRVVFAIYDNLTGTPVHAAFAAEFGTGG is encoded by the coding sequence GTGAGCAGCCTCCTGCGCGAGATCGCCAGGCGGACCGTGGAGTTCGCGGACAGGGGCGCCTACACCAACGACGCCGGTGCCGAGATCTCGATCGGCCGGGATGTGCGCGCCGCAGTCGCGGGGACGAGGCTCTACCCGCACGACGGCGAGCCGCCCTCCGCCGGGACCGCACCGGTCACGGCGGCCGTCGAGGTCACCCGGGAGTCGACCCTCGTCGCCGCCCGGCGGGCCGGACCGGACGCCGCCTGCCTGGTCTTCGCGTCGGCGAAGAACCCCGGTGGCGGCTTCCTGGGCGGGGCGAAGGCCCAGGAGGAGAGCATCGCCCGGTCGTCGGCGCTCTACCCGTGCCTGCTCGCCGCGGGTGACTTCTACCGCCTGCATCGGGAGCAGCGCGACCTGCGCTACACCGACCAGGTGATCTACGCGCCGGGCGTGCCGGTCTTCCGCGACGACAAGGGCAACCTGCTGGAGCAGCCGTACCTGACGTCGTTCCTCGTGGCGGCCGCGCCGAATCTGGGCGCGATCGTTCGGAACCAGCCCGACGATGCCGCCGAGGTCCCGGCGGTGCTGCGGCGCCGGGCGGTCCGGGTGCTGCGGGTCGCCGCCGCGCACGGGCACCGCACGCTGGTCCTCGGGGCCTGGGGCTGCGGGGTGTTCCGCAACGACCCGGCCGTGGTCGCGGCGGCGTTCGCCGGTGCGCTGCGGGAGGTCCCGGCCTTCGACCGGGTCGTCTTCGCGATCTACGACAACCTCACCGGTACGCCGGTGCACGCCGCCTTCGCCGCCGAGTTCGGCACCGGCGGCTGA
- a CDS encoding GNAT family N-acetyltransferase, whose translation MALPSPLAGRSAVLQAARNHPFARLRAHGQNLIGYAGERSVVWTAENGGVSSVCAVGDPDEILAICAGADLIRGAAVLELPHVDIDILAPLFRIEKHDHWSVLWTREPSPHHDADDRVVLLPESEYAAIDSLLDIAFPATRNRPGQGPIRRWFGIHEDGQLVAVGADRSRNGVGYLVAIAVLPSRQSRGHGAALTRRMTRELLGEFDICALGVTAANTRARLLYHRLGFTEGIDLTSVRLR comes from the coding sequence ATGGCATTGCCTTCTCCGCTCGCTGGAAGGAGCGCGGTCCTCCAGGCCGCGCGGAACCACCCGTTCGCGCGCCTGCGGGCCCACGGGCAGAACCTCATCGGGTACGCCGGGGAGCGCTCGGTGGTGTGGACGGCCGAGAACGGGGGTGTGTCCAGCGTCTGCGCTGTCGGCGACCCGGACGAGATCCTCGCGATCTGTGCCGGGGCCGACCTGATCCGCGGTGCGGCGGTCCTCGAACTGCCCCATGTGGACATCGACATCCTGGCACCGCTGTTCCGCATCGAGAAGCACGACCACTGGTCGGTCCTGTGGACCCGGGAGCCGTCCCCGCACCACGACGCCGACGACCGCGTGGTGCTGCTCCCCGAGAGCGAGTACGCCGCGATCGACTCGCTGCTGGACATCGCCTTCCCCGCCACCCGCAACCGTCCGGGCCAGGGGCCGATCCGGCGCTGGTTCGGCATCCACGAGGACGGTCAGCTGGTCGCGGTAGGCGCCGACCGCAGCCGGAACGGCGTCGGCTACCTCGTCGCCATCGCGGTCCTGCCCAGCAGGCAGAGCCGCGGCCACGGCGCGGCGCTGACCCGGCGGATGACCCGTGAACTGCTCGGCGAGTTCGACATCTGCGCCCTCGGCGTGACCGCGGCCAACACCCGCGCCCGGCTCCTCTATCACCGGCTCGGCTTCACCGAGGGCATCGACCTGACCTCGGTGCGCCTCCGATGA
- a CDS encoding SDR family NAD(P)-dependent oxidoreductase, protein MSHKRVIVVSGGTDGMGRALVLARAERGDQVVAIGSNADKGRALLARAAEIGAADRVEFLQADLSSVAGTHGVIDTVRGRWPVVDALALFANRQAPKRIVTADGLEATFALYYLSRYLLSHGLRAALDRAPAPVIVNVAGVGTTKGSIRWDDLQSADRYSMISAQLQAGRANDLLGVDFAAHSGSRARYVLYHPGFTRSGDLTPLPVVLRAVIRAAASISARPVAESVRPIVGWVDTPPDAPLTAIDRHKPVPLKTSTLDPGDAQRLATATKDILAWITA, encoded by the coding sequence GTGTCACACAAGCGCGTCATCGTGGTCAGCGGCGGCACCGACGGCATGGGACGCGCTCTGGTGCTCGCCCGGGCCGAGCGGGGTGATCAGGTCGTCGCGATCGGCAGCAACGCGGACAAGGGGCGCGCACTCCTGGCCCGGGCGGCCGAGATCGGGGCGGCGGACCGCGTCGAGTTCCTCCAGGCCGATCTCAGCTCGGTCGCCGGCACCCACGGTGTCATCGACACCGTCCGGGGGCGCTGGCCGGTCGTCGACGCCCTGGCCCTCTTCGCCAACCGGCAGGCGCCGAAGCGGATCGTCACGGCCGACGGGCTCGAGGCCACCTTCGCGCTCTACTACCTCAGCCGCTACCTGCTCAGCCATGGGCTGCGCGCCGCTCTGGACCGGGCACCCGCCCCGGTCATCGTCAACGTCGCGGGGGTCGGCACCACCAAGGGCTCGATCCGCTGGGACGATCTGCAGTCGGCGGACCGATACTCGATGATCTCCGCCCAGCTCCAGGCCGGACGCGCCAACGACCTGCTCGGTGTGGACTTCGCTGCCCACTCCGGTTCCCGCGCGCGCTACGTGCTCTACCACCCCGGCTTCACGAGAAGCGGTGACCTCACTCCGCTCCCGGTCGTCCTCCGCGCAGTCATCCGGGCCGCGGCGAGTATCTCGGCCCGGCCCGTCGCCGAATCCGTGCGGCCCATCGTCGGCTGGGTCGACACCCCGCCCGATGCCCCGCTCACCGCGATCGACCGGCACAAGCCGGTGCCGCTGAAGACGTCGACCCTCGATCCCGGCGACGCCCAACGGCTCGCCACGGCCACGAAGGACATCCTCGCCTGGATCACCGCCTGA
- a CDS encoding winged helix-turn-helix transcriptional regulator → MSAANTDVPSLVSTRLPSPVPSAEHDQCPVTEILRRVGDKWSVLVVVLLGQRTYRFNELHRGIDGISQRMLTRTLRGLELDGLVLRTVHPSVPPSVEYSLTPLGSSLLHPLSALADWALRHQLEIAAVRGRPAHGSVGLAGYGLSRSPSGS, encoded by the coding sequence ATGTCTGCTGCGAACACCGATGTGCCCTCCCTGGTCAGCACCCGTCTCCCGAGCCCGGTGCCGTCGGCCGAGCACGACCAGTGCCCCGTCACGGAGATCCTGCGCCGGGTGGGGGACAAGTGGTCCGTCCTCGTCGTGGTCCTGCTCGGGCAGCGCACCTACCGCTTCAACGAGCTGCATCGGGGCATCGACGGGATCAGCCAGCGCATGCTGACGCGTACCCTGCGCGGTTTGGAATTGGATGGTCTGGTTCTCCGCACCGTCCATCCGAGCGTGCCGCCGAGCGTCGAGTACAGCCTCACGCCGCTGGGCAGCAGCCTGCTGCATCCGCTGTCGGCGCTCGCGGACTGGGCGTTGCGCCACCAGCTGGAGATCGCCGCGGTCCGCGGCCGTCCAGCACACGGCTCTGTCGGGCTGGCGGGTTACGGCCTGTCTCGAAGTCCTTCTGGATCATGA
- a CDS encoding RNA-guided endonuclease TnpB family protein, protein MARFTAFRFTVDPTPGQEVLLRRHAGASRFGYNQCLRLVKDALDAKARGGVVKVPWTGFDLINAFNAWKRSGDAGRVMVAAGDGSVSVVATGLVWRGEVSQQVFEEAAVDLGRALAAFTGSKAGARAGRRVGFPRFKSKRRVPPGFRIRCKTSTAGRPGIRVGDDGPRSVTLPGIGVLVVREDTRRLRRMLSKGRARVLSATVAYRAGRWSVVLTCEAADLHEAHQHTQAGSAGTEGRGWVGMDRGLSALVVAARADGREVLRIDDSPRPARAGMARQRRLARSLSRKQPGSANRRDTAARLAGHHAYVRAVRARFLHQVSNQLVKTHDRLALETLNVTGMLQNHRLAAAIADAAWAELARQVTYKQAWRGGRVVLVDRWYPSTKTCSACRTVASVVPLGQRVFTCNACGYQADRDHNAAVNLAVWAEQHHAQTRDPHAGGPVTNARRGEGTGPRTRAGETGPHDAGTTPTPPGVRRGRPRRALSHDPEGLRDRP, encoded by the coding sequence GTGGCTCGTTTCACCGCGTTCCGGTTCACTGTGGACCCGACACCCGGGCAGGAGGTACTGCTGCGGCGGCATGCGGGTGCATCCCGGTTCGGGTACAACCAGTGCCTGCGCCTGGTCAAGGACGCCCTCGATGCCAAGGCCCGTGGTGGTGTGGTGAAGGTGCCGTGGACGGGCTTCGATTTGATCAACGCGTTCAACGCGTGGAAGCGGTCCGGGGATGCCGGGCGGGTGATGGTCGCCGCTGGGGACGGGTCGGTTTCGGTCGTGGCGACGGGTCTGGTGTGGCGTGGTGAGGTCAGTCAGCAGGTGTTCGAGGAGGCCGCGGTCGACCTCGGGCGCGCGTTGGCGGCGTTTACGGGGTCGAAGGCGGGTGCCCGGGCGGGGCGGCGGGTCGGGTTCCCGAGGTTCAAGTCTAAGAGGCGTGTCCCGCCGGGGTTCCGCATCCGGTGCAAGACCTCGACTGCGGGCAGGCCGGGTATCCGGGTCGGCGACGACGGCCCGCGGTCGGTGACCCTGCCCGGGATCGGTGTCCTGGTGGTGCGGGAGGACACACGTCGGTTGCGGCGCATGCTGTCCAAGGGCCGGGCGAGGGTCCTGTCCGCGACTGTGGCCTACCGGGCCGGGCGCTGGTCGGTGGTGTTGACCTGCGAAGCTGCGGATCTCCACGAAGCCCACCAGCACACGCAGGCCGGTTCTGCCGGGACGGAGGGCCGGGGGTGGGTGGGAATGGACCGGGGTCTGAGCGCGCTCGTTGTCGCCGCCCGCGCCGACGGCCGGGAGGTGCTGCGGATCGACGACTCGCCGCGCCCGGCCCGGGCCGGGATGGCTCGGCAGCGCCGCCTCGCCCGCAGCCTTTCCCGCAAGCAGCCCGGCTCCGCCAACCGCCGCGACACCGCCGCCCGCCTGGCCGGCCACCACGCCTACGTGCGGGCGGTCCGGGCGCGGTTCCTGCACCAGGTCTCCAACCAGCTGGTCAAGACCCACGACCGGCTCGCCCTGGAGACCCTCAACGTCACCGGCATGCTCCAGAATCACCGCCTCGCTGCGGCTATCGCCGACGCCGCCTGGGCCGAACTCGCCCGCCAGGTCACCTACAAACAAGCCTGGCGTGGCGGGCGGGTGGTCCTGGTCGACCGGTGGTACCCGTCGACCAAGACCTGCAGTGCATGCCGCACCGTCGCGTCCGTCGTACCGCTCGGCCAACGCGTGTTCACCTGCAACGCGTGCGGGTACCAGGCCGACCGGGACCACAACGCCGCGGTCAACCTCGCCGTCTGGGCCGAACAGCACCACGCCCAGACCCGGGACCCCCACGCAGGAGGCCCGGTCACCAACGCCCGCCGAGGGGAAGGCACTGGCCCGCGCACCCGCGCGGGTGAAACCGGCCCCCACGACGCGGGAACCACACCCACCCCACCAGGGGTGAGGCGCGGACGCCCGAGAAGGGCGCTGTCTCATGATCCAGAAGGACTTCGAGACAGGCCGTAA